Proteins encoded in a region of the Cytobacillus pseudoceanisediminis genome:
- a CDS encoding M20 family metallopeptidase, which translates to MAAPVKALSELKEAIKKNVEGNKELYLSASHRIHATPEIGNEEFFASGLLSGILEKEGFEVERAVAGHETAFLARKKSDKPGPSIAFLAEYDALPGLGHGCGHNIIGTTSVAAAIALSKVIDETGGEAVVFGTPAEEGGPNGSAKGSFVKHGLLEGIDAALMVHPSNHTRLTSSSLAVDPLDFEFIGKPAHAAASPEEGINALDAVIQLFNGINALRQQLKDDVRIHGIITHGGDAPNIIPEYAKARFFIRATTRTSLNEVTRKVKAVAEGAALATGAKLNVIAFQNEVDNLLLNKTYDQVFKEVIEDLGETVVEGDRDGIGSTDAGNISQVVPTIHPYIKIGADDLVAHTVPFREAAASVKGDEALITGAKGLALTAFQLVTDQELLKSIKQEFLERKAAE; encoded by the coding sequence ATGGCGGCACCTGTAAAAGCACTATCTGAACTGAAAGAAGCAATCAAGAAAAATGTTGAGGGAAATAAAGAACTTTATCTTTCCGCAAGCCACCGGATCCATGCGACCCCGGAAATAGGAAATGAGGAGTTTTTTGCCTCTGGCTTGCTTTCAGGCATCCTTGAGAAGGAAGGTTTTGAAGTTGAGCGGGCAGTGGCCGGGCATGAAACAGCTTTCCTTGCCCGGAAAAAATCCGATAAACCAGGGCCGTCTATTGCATTCCTTGCAGAATATGATGCCCTTCCCGGGCTGGGTCATGGATGCGGCCACAATATCATTGGCACAACAAGTGTGGCAGCAGCCATTGCATTGAGCAAGGTTATTGATGAGACCGGAGGAGAGGCAGTAGTATTTGGAACCCCGGCAGAAGAAGGCGGGCCAAATGGAAGTGCAAAAGGCAGCTTTGTGAAGCATGGCTTACTTGAAGGCATTGACGCTGCCCTAATGGTTCATCCATCAAACCATACCCGCCTGACCAGTTCATCACTGGCAGTTGATCCGCTTGACTTCGAGTTTATCGGTAAGCCTGCCCATGCGGCAGCTTCACCGGAGGAAGGAATCAATGCCCTTGATGCAGTTATTCAGCTATTTAACGGAATTAATGCCCTTCGTCAGCAATTAAAGGATGATGTACGAATCCATGGCATTATTACTCATGGCGGGGATGCTCCAAATATTATCCCTGAGTATGCAAAAGCCAGATTCTTCATCCGTGCTACAACCAGAACCAGTCTTAATGAGGTAACACGGAAGGTTAAAGCTGTCGCTGAAGGCGCCGCATTGGCAACCGGAGCAAAGCTCAATGTTATTGCTTTTCAAAATGAAGTTGATAACCTGCTGTTAAACAAGACATATGACCAAGTGTTTAAAGAAGTGATTGAAGACTTGGGAGAAACGGTCGTTGAAGGGGACAGAGATGGAATCGGCTCGACGGATGCAGGCAACATCAGCCAAGTGGTGCCAACCATTCATCCTTATATTAAAATTGGTGCAGATGATCTTGTTGCCCATACAGTTCCGTTTCGTGAGGCTGCAGCATCTGTAAAAGGAGACGAAGCACTGATAACCGGGGCAAAAGGGCTCGCACTCACTGCCTTCCAGCTGGTAACAGACCAGGAGCTGCTTAAATCCATTAAACAGGAATTTCTAGAGCGGAAAGCCGCTGAATAA
- a CDS encoding alpha/beta-type small acid-soluble spore protein, producing the protein MARRKRRPLVPESRAALDQLKNQVMANQGYHVDNENPDVVKYEIAEEAGVPLKPGYNGRLTSKQAGTVGGKIGGSMVKELIRMAQEQMKEQ; encoded by the coding sequence ATGGCAAGAAGAAAAAGACGCCCGCTTGTGCCGGAATCAAGAGCGGCATTAGACCAGCTTAAAAATCAGGTAATGGCAAACCAGGGATACCATGTTGACAATGAAAATCCCGATGTCGTGAAATATGAAATTGCCGAGGAGGCCGGTGTGCCATTGAAGCCGGGATATAACGGCCGTCTTACATCCAAACAGGCAGGAACAGTGGGCGGGAAGATTGGCGGAAGTATGGTGAAGGAGCTTATTCGGATGGCACAGGAACAGATGAAGGAACAGTAG
- a CDS encoding DUF2198 family protein, which translates to MALKYLSALLLPGLLVLLFTRVSYNRVIGLVLTVGLIAASVYKGYTNSFALIVIDALSLTVGFWYAQKLKPKTKPSAE; encoded by the coding sequence TTGGCATTAAAATACTTGTCAGCTCTGCTGCTGCCCGGCCTGCTGGTTTTGCTCTTTACGAGAGTAAGCTATAATCGTGTGATTGGGCTTGTATTGACGGTGGGACTGATTGCTGCTTCTGTCTATAAAGGGTATACAAATTCATTTGCCTTGATTGTTATAGACGCACTTTCATTGACTGTCGGGTTTTGGTACGCTCAAAAACTGAAGCCCAAAACAAAGCCAAGTGCGGAATAA
- the uvrA gene encoding excinuclease ABC subunit UvrA, with amino-acid sequence MAMDKLIVKGARAHNLKNIDVTIPRDKLVVLTGLSGSGKSSLAFDTIYAEGQRRYVESLSAYARQFLGQMDKPDVDAIEGLSPAISIDQKTTSRNPRSTVGTVTEIYDYLRLLFARVGRPTCPIHNIEISSQTIEQMVDRIMEYPERTKLQVMAPLVSGRKGTHVKVFEDVKKQGFVRVRVDGEMMDLGDEIELEKNKKHSIEVVIDRIVVKEGVAPRLADSLETALNLGNGKVLVDVIGEEELLFSENHACPQCGFSIGELEPRMFSFNSPFGACTECDGLGSKLEVDIDLVIPNKDLSLKQNAIAPWEPTSSQYYPQLLEAVCNHYGIDMDVPVKDIPEHLLEKVLYGSAKDSIYFRYENDFGQVRENYIHFEGVIRNVERRYKETSSDYIREQMEKYMAQHPCPSCKGYRLKPETLAVLVSGKHIGHVTEYSIEEAFSFFENLTLSEKEMKIAKLIFREIKERLGFLINVGLDYLTLSRAAGTLSGGEAQRIRLATQIGSRLTGVLYILDEPSIGLHQRDNDRLIDTLKNMRDIGNTLIVVEHDEDTMVAADYLIDVGPGAGVHGGQIVSAGTPQEVMDDPNSLTGQYLSGKKFIPLPIERRKNDGRFIEIKGAKENNLKNVNVKFPLGTFISVTGVSGSGKSTLINEILHKGLAQKLHRAKSKPGEHKEIKGVDHLDKVIDIDQSPIGRTPRSNPATYTGVFDDIRDVFASTNEAKVRGYKKGRFSFNVKGGRCEACRGDGIIKIEMHFLPDVYVPCEVCHGKRYNRETLEVKYKGKNISEILDMTVEDALEFFENIPKIRRKLQTIYDVGLGYITLGQPATTLSGGEAQRVKLASELHRRSTGRSLYILDEPTTGLHVDDISRLLVVLQRLVENGDTVLVIEHNLDVIKAADYIVDLGPEGGDKGGTILAAGTPEKIAEVPESYTGKYLKPILERDRLRMKQQIEEKEGVTNA; translated from the coding sequence ATGGCGATGGATAAACTGATTGTAAAGGGTGCCAGAGCCCATAATCTGAAAAATATAGATGTCACCATTCCGAGAGATAAGCTTGTCGTCCTGACAGGACTTTCAGGTTCAGGAAAGTCCTCACTGGCATTTGATACGATTTATGCAGAAGGGCAGCGCCGCTATGTGGAATCATTATCTGCTTATGCCCGGCAATTCCTCGGCCAGATGGATAAGCCTGACGTGGATGCGATCGAAGGTCTGTCTCCTGCCATTTCAATTGACCAAAAGACGACAAGCAGAAATCCTCGTTCCACAGTGGGAACGGTGACAGAAATTTATGATTATCTGCGATTATTATTTGCAAGGGTGGGGCGTCCAACCTGTCCGATTCACAATATTGAAATCTCCTCACAGACCATAGAGCAAATGGTTGACCGGATTATGGAGTACCCTGAAAGAACAAAACTCCAGGTTATGGCTCCGCTTGTATCCGGCCGAAAAGGGACACATGTAAAAGTGTTTGAAGATGTCAAAAAGCAGGGGTTTGTCCGTGTCCGTGTCGACGGAGAAATGATGGATCTCGGTGATGAGATTGAGCTGGAAAAAAATAAAAAGCACTCTATAGAAGTAGTAATCGACCGGATTGTCGTAAAAGAAGGCGTAGCACCAAGGCTTGCAGATTCATTGGAAACCGCGTTGAATCTGGGCAATGGCAAGGTGCTTGTGGATGTAATCGGGGAAGAAGAACTGCTGTTCAGCGAGAACCACGCATGCCCTCAATGCGGGTTTTCAATCGGCGAACTTGAGCCAAGAATGTTCTCTTTTAATAGTCCGTTTGGTGCCTGTACGGAATGTGACGGATTGGGCTCAAAGCTGGAGGTAGATATTGATCTGGTCATACCCAATAAGGATCTTTCATTAAAGCAAAATGCTATTGCCCCATGGGAACCGACCAGCTCTCAATATTATCCTCAGCTGCTGGAGGCGGTATGCAATCATTATGGAATTGATATGGACGTTCCGGTTAAGGATATTCCTGAACACTTGCTTGAAAAAGTTTTATACGGATCCGCCAAGGACAGCATTTATTTCCGATATGAAAACGATTTTGGCCAGGTGCGGGAGAATTATATCCATTTTGAAGGTGTCATCCGCAATGTGGAGCGCCGCTATAAAGAAACAAGTTCTGATTATATCCGGGAGCAAATGGAAAAATACATGGCCCAGCATCCATGTCCTTCCTGTAAAGGCTACCGTCTGAAGCCGGAAACGCTTGCGGTGCTTGTATCAGGAAAGCATATCGGCCATGTGACAGAATATTCGATTGAGGAAGCATTCAGCTTCTTTGAGAATCTGACACTGTCTGAAAAAGAAATGAAGATTGCCAAACTCATTTTCCGTGAGATTAAGGAGAGGCTAGGCTTCCTCATTAATGTCGGGCTGGATTACCTGACATTAAGCCGGGCAGCGGGAACTTTGTCCGGCGGTGAAGCCCAGCGTATCCGCCTGGCCACACAAATCGGTTCGCGCCTGACAGGTGTACTCTACATTCTGGATGAGCCTTCCATTGGTCTCCATCAGCGTGATAATGACCGCTTGATTGATACACTGAAAAATATGCGGGATATCGGCAACACCCTGATCGTGGTGGAACACGATGAAGATACAATGGTGGCAGCTGACTATTTAATTGATGTAGGTCCGGGAGCAGGGGTTCATGGCGGACAAATCGTTTCAGCTGGTACCCCTCAGGAGGTAATGGATGATCCAAACTCCCTGACAGGGCAATATTTGTCAGGCAAGAAATTCATTCCGCTTCCAATTGAGCGCCGCAAGAATGACGGGCGCTTTATCGAAATTAAAGGGGCTAAAGAAAACAATCTTAAAAATGTGAATGTTAAGTTCCCGCTCGGCACTTTTATTTCCGTTACTGGTGTATCAGGTTCGGGCAAGAGTACATTGATTAATGAAATTCTTCATAAAGGGCTTGCCCAAAAGCTTCATAGAGCCAAATCAAAGCCGGGTGAGCATAAAGAAATTAAAGGTGTGGATCACCTCGACAAAGTCATTGATATCGACCAATCTCCAATCGGACGGACACCTCGGTCCAACCCGGCAACATACACCGGAGTGTTTGATGATATTCGTGATGTATTTGCTTCAACCAATGAAGCAAAAGTTCGAGGCTACAAAAAGGGGCGCTTCAGCTTCAATGTAAAAGGCGGACGATGTGAAGCATGCCGCGGAGACGGGATCATCAAGATTGAAATGCACTTCCTGCCTGATGTGTATGTGCCATGTGAAGTATGTCATGGCAAACGCTATAACAGGGAAACACTTGAAGTGAAGTATAAAGGGAAGAATATTTCGGAGATTCTCGATATGACAGTGGAAGATGCACTGGAGTTTTTCGAAAATATTCCTAAAATCCGCCGCAAGCTGCAGACGATTTATGATGTTGGCCTGGGCTACATCACTTTGGGACAGCCTGCGACAACATTGTCCGGCGGTGAAGCGCAGCGTGTCAAACTTGCTTCCGAATTGCACCGCCGTTCAACGGGCCGCTCCCTGTACATTCTTGATGAACCGACAACAGGTCTTCATGTAGATGATATCTCAAGACTGCTCGTGGTCCTTCAGCGTCTTGTTGAAAATGGAGACACGGTACTGGTTATTGAGCATAATCTTGATGTCATCAAGGCAGCCGACTATATAGTGGACCTGGGACCTGAGGGCGGAGATAAGGGAGGTACCATCTTAGCAGCCGGTACACCGGAAAAAATTGCCGAAGTCCCGGAATCCTACACAGGCAAATACCTCAAACCAATCCTGGAAAGAGACCGCCTGAGAATGAAACAGCAAATTGAAGAGAAAGAGGGCGTGACAAACGCTTAA
- a CDS encoding SGNH/GDSL hydrolase family protein — translation MEQFHKKKAAEDKNITYISTNELFKGKNKKQYFADSLHPNGKGYEMIADRIMEGFSF, via the coding sequence TTGGAACAATTCCATAAGAAAAAAGCAGCGGAAGATAAAAATATCACCTACATTTCTACCAATGAACTATTCAAGGGAAAAAACAAGAAACAGTACTTCGCTGATTCCCTTCATCCGAACGGAAAGGGATATGAGATGATTGCGGATAGGATTATGGAAGGCTTTTCTTTTTAA